The Microbacterium trichothecenolyticum sequence CGCCCGCGCGCAGGTCGAGGCGGATGCCGACATCATCGGCCGGCTCGCACACCGCGCCGAGGCACGCACCCGTGTCGGTCGCGACCTTCGCATCGAGTCGGTCGCGCGGGGGTTCACGGCGACGCTCCTGGAGGAGCTGGACTATCGCATCGAGGCCCGCAACACCCGGATGATCCGCTCGACTCTCGACCTCATCGATCGAGCCGAGCCCGACCGGCGGGGTGTCGTCAGCGTGCCCGAGGTGTTCTCTGTGGCATCGGGTCAGCGCGTACTGACGATGGAGCTCGTCGACGGAGCCGCTCTGAGCGACTCGGCGGACCGTCTGGCCGCTCTCAGCGGCGACGAGCGCGACCGCCTCGCCCAGGTCCTCATGTCGACGGTGATCGAGCAGATCCTCGTCTATGGCGTGTTCCATGCCGATCTGCACCCCGGCAATGTCCTGTTGAATGCAGGACGGCACCCTCGGGCTGATCGATTTCGGAGCGGTCGGAATCATCGAGCGCAGCCGCCGGCAGCAGATGACGGCCCTTCTTCTCGCGGCGTTGAGCGAGAACGACGTGGCAGCCACCGACGCGCTTCTGTTGATCGTCGATGCGCCGGACGATGTCGACCTCGAAGCCTTCCGTCACGATGTCGGCATCGTGCTGACCACCGAGCACCTGCGCTCCGGTGGGCAGGGATCGATCTTCACGCGCATGGTCGACGTCATCCGGCAACACCGCATCGCTCTGCCGGGCGAACTCGCCAGCGCCTTCCGCAGCTTCGCGACGCTCGAAGGATGCCTTCGCGTCATCGTCGACGACTTCGACATGGTCGGCCGGGCTCTCCCCCTCATGCCGACCCTCCTGCGGCGCACCGTCTCTCTCAGCCGCATGGCAACCGACCTACAGGCTCAGGGCGTCATCGCCCTGGCCAGACTCGAGCGTATCCCCCGCCGCCTCGATGCCTTGCTGACCGGGATCGAGAAAGGCTCGATCGGCGTCACGCTGCGCAGCGACAACGGCGACGACGTGAGCGGCATCCTGGGCCGGGTCACGGCGGAGGCGGCATCGACCCTGGTCTCGATCGCCGCTGTGGTCATCGCCGTCGTGCTCATCATCGCCGGCGGGGGCCCCGTGCTCGGCGGATCCGTCACGCTTTTCGGAGTGCTCGGGGCGGTCGTCGGGCTTTTCGGCTTCCTCGGGTTGCTGCGCATCGTGCGAAGGACGTTCGGCCGACGCGGCTGACGACACGCCTGCAGCGGGTGAGCGGCCACGCCCGCGAGACGCTAATCTGGGGCGCGCCACCACCTGGTGGACCCCGGGCTCCGAAGGAGTAGTCCCATGGTCATGCTCGTCCTCGTCGTCACCGTTCTCGCCGTGTGGGCGACCGCCTCGCTCGCCGCGGGTATCGGCCTCGGTCGTGTCATGGCGCGCACCGACGCCGAACGGGTGAACGTCGATCGTTCGTCTGCATCGAGCCGCCATCTCACCCCCGCGGGACCCTGACCTCACCCGCCCACCTCGCAGCAGGCGACACACCCCGCGCTTCGTAAGGTGAGGCGTGCGTGCCTTCCCTGTCCCGTCACGATCTCGTGTTCTCGCCGGCGCCGCGGCCGGCGTCTACCTCGTCGTTCTCGGCGCGGTCGTGCTCTGGCCGGTGCACCTCGAGCAGTACCTGGGCTTCGTCTACGAGACCCTCTATGGCGTGGTGCCCACTGCCGCATCGGTCGACATCGATTTCCTCCTCAACATCGTCTTCTTCGTCCCCTTCGGCGTGCTCCTCGCGCGAGTCCTGCCCCGGCGTCCCTGGCTTCTCCTCGCGATCGCGTGGGTCGTCCCGCTTTTGGTCGAGATCGCCCAGGGTGTATTCCTGCCCGGGAGGACGAGCAGTGCGATCGACGTCTTCGCGAACACCCTGGGCGGCATCGGTGGAGCCGTGGCCGTCGGCGCCCGAAGGCGATTCCTCACCCGGCGAAGCACCCGCCGCCACCCCTGACCTCATACGGTCTGAATCGGGTTCGACGTTCTGCTGAACCGCGGCATCGTTCAGGTCGCGAAGGATCCGTCGCGGATGAAGCAGACGCGGGTCGTACTCCCTCCAATCGGGTGCCAGCTCGTTCAGATCTTCGACGACCTGCGCCTTGCCCTGCAGGTACAGCGCGTGCACGCGTCCGATCGTGCGCGGTATCGACCGGCGCCATTCCCTCAGGCGCTCAGGCCCGAGGATCAACCCGACCAGAACACCCACGATGAGCAGCTTGTCGATTCCGATGTCGAACACGTCACTCCCTCCCTTGCACGAGTTGATCCGCCGGAACGGCGCGCTGCGATCTCCGATACTCCCGCCGCGTCGCGGGCAGCAATCCGTGAGCGGGAACGTTCGCGTCGATCCGCGGCAGCGCGTTGACGACGGCCAGGATGGTGGACACGGCGCGAGTAGCCTGACGCTCGAACGTCAACCACACGTCGTCCGGCATGCCGATGGGGTCGACGATGTCGTCGTCATCCGGTCCACCGCGCTCGACGGCGCGGGCACGTGCGGCAGCCTGGACGAGGTCCGGCCACGTCTCGACCCCGCCCCGAAGCGACACGGCCTCGACGCATCGAGCGAATTCTCGCACCGTGAACACCGATGAGATCAGGTCGGGCCGTATGTCCAAGACGACGCGGCGATGTGCGCGCTCCGCGCACAAAACGGTGTCACCGGTCTGCAAGGCCCCTTCGCCCAGGTAGCGCGCGCGATGCTTCTGCAGATCGAGGCCGTAGGTGCGCCCGCGTTCGACGACGCCGTCGACGGCCGGCTCACCCGACCGGGCGGCCGTTCCCGCACTGAGGATCTCTAGTGCGGCACCGCGGCCCGCTGCAAGCCGAGACCGGAGAAGCTCCGCGATGAAAGGGGAACGGATCATGTTGGCCGTGCAGACCACGAGGACGCGGTTGGTGATCATCTCTCGCATCGACTCATCGCGCTTCTCCCTCCGCACGGCGCACCGCCGCACCCGCTCAGTCAATCCCAGAGAACACGGCGGCCGTCCACGCCCTCCGAGCGGGCGGGGACAGGGAGAAGGTGGCGAAATGCGGCTGACGCACGGGTGATGTTCGACTTCGGAAGGACAGCGACCCCGATGGGCACATCGAACATGAAGAGATCGCCCGATCAGTGAAAGGTCCCACAATGGGTATTTTTGGAAACGCTTTCTCGGGGTGGCATCTCATCCTCATCCTGGCCGTCATCATCCTCCTCTTCGGGGCGACGAAGCTGCCCGGCTTGGCGAAGAGCGTCGGCGAATCGGTGCGGATCCTCCGCACCGAGACCGCGGGCGAGAAGAAGCTCAAGGCCGGCGAGCAGCCCGCCGCCGCTGACGCCGACGCCGCCCACCGTCGCGACCCGGGTCCTTCGACGTCGGCGTGAGGAGACCGGCAAGACGAGCTCGAGGAGAGAAGGGGTCGATGCCCCTTCTCTCCCACCTCGCAGAACTTCGTCGGCGAGTAGCGGTCTCTGCCGGTGCCATCGTGCTCGCGGGTATTGCGGGCTTCGCCCTGTCCGACGCCGTCATCGCAGCGGCCGCCGCTCCTCTCGCCCACGTACAGGGGCCTTCGCTCACCGGATTGAACTTCACACGGCTGGGCGAGGCCTTCGATCTCCGCTTCAAGATCGCGATGACCCTCGGGATCGTCTTCTCGGCTCCGGTCTGGATCTACCAGGTCTGGGCCTTCTTGGTTCCCGGCCTGACCTCACGTGAACGCAGGATCGGGATCATCTTCGTCAGCACCGCGGTTCCGCTCTTCTTGGGCGGAGCCTGTTTCGGGTGGATCGTCGTCCCGCAGATCGTGGCCCTGCTTGCTGGATTCGCCCCCGCCGGCTCGACGACGATGCTGACCGCGAGTCAGTACTTCGACTTCCTCATGAAACTCATGATCGGTGTCGGGGTCGCGTTCGTCTCCCCCCTCGGCATCGTCGCTCTCAACGCCGTCGGAGTACTCAGTGCCGCCTCGATCATTCGAGGATGGCGTATCGCTCTGGTCGTCATCATCATCTTCTCGGCGACGGTGACCCCACCCTCCGACATGATGAGCATGGCCCTCATCGCGCTCCCCCTCTGCCTGTTGTACATCGCTTCCGCCGCATGGGCATGGGCCCACGACCGTCGCGCCGCGCGCCGCGCAAGGTCAGTCGACTGAGTCGAGCGACTCACACGCGCTTCGCACATCAGGGTCGTCGAGTAGTCGATGACCGAGCGTGCGCGCCGCGCGAGGCGACAACGCGAGCGAGATGCCGGCGCCTGTTTCGATGACGATCCATACGGCGCTGTCATCGAAGCGGCGCAAGACACCGACCTCGATGTCGGTCTCGAAACCGGGACCCGAGGAACGGCCATCTCGGACGCGACCGACCCACCCGAATCCTTCGCTGCGGTGATCTTCGTCAGCGGGGTCGACGGTCGCTCCGTGGGCTGTCGTACACCACTCGAAGGTGCACCGAGTGCCCCCTCCGACGGTGTCCGTATCTGTCCACCGTTCCATGCCTCACACCTCTCTCATGGGGCCGGACGCACCGGCGACCCGAACATCGGTGGGCACGACAGAAGTGAACCACGAACCGCCGACACCGCCCTCAGCGGCCGGGAGCGAGACCCTCCGGAGGAGCGGGGACGAGGTCCTGCAGCGGGACCCCGAGGACTTCTGCCAGGGCGACCAGGGTCCGCAAGCGTGGGTTTGCAGCCGTTCCCGGGTTGGACTCGCCCTTCTCGAGCTTGCGGTACGTGAAGGTCGCCAAGCCTGCGGCGTGCGCCACTTGCTCCTGCGAGAGCCGCTTCTCCGCGCGGGCGCGGAGGAGCCGCACCCCCAACTCTCTGACGAAATCGTTCCAGGGGTCGGGCGCGTCGGTCATAAGCCCAGCTTGCGGGGGACACCACTCGCACATACACATGTAAACATGCTTCAGTGGTAACGCGATCGAGCTCGGGTCTCCGCCGAGGTAGAGGTGACATGATTCGCCCCTGGGGTGATTACACGGGCGATCGTTTCGGCCGATACGTTCCGCGCGCCGGGAGAACGAACCGGCCGGCTCCCGCTCGGGGTTCCCCTCCCCGTCGATAGCGATCTCCCTCACCCGCGCCGAGGTGACCGCCCCGTGCTCCTCCGCCGGTCGCTGCAGTGGAAGAGTCCGCGAGCCCACGGCCGCTTGCATCCCGGCGCGGCCGTTCGGTGAACATTCCCCGAGCCCGGACTGCGGAGCACATATGAACACTGCCACCTCACTCATGGAGTCACCCCACCCGTCTACGAGGATCACCCCGCGCGAGACGGCGCGACGCCCACCGTGGCAGAGACGATATGCCCGGCTCGTCGCGTGCGTCGACGTCCTCGTCGTCATCGCGGCCGTCGCCGGCACGCAATTGTTCTGGTTGGGACCGCATCCGGTCGACGTCGCGTCCGCCCCCCTCGATTACTCGACGGTATCGGTCGGCGTGTGTACCGCCTGGCTCCTCGCGCTCGCCCTCTGGGGCACCCGGCAGCCCCGCGTCGTCGGTTACGGCGTCAGCGAGTACCGGCTGGTCCTCACCGCATCGACGCAGGTCTTCGGCATCGTGGCCATCGTCGCCTACCTGACCAGCACCGAGCTGTCCCGCGGATACTTCCTGCTGAGCTTGCCCGTCGGGTCCGTGGCCCTCATCATCGGACGCCTCCTCTGCCGTCGATGGCTGGCCGCGAAAAGACGGTCCGGCTCGATGGGAACACGTGTCGTACTGGTGGGCGGGCCAGAGGAGAACGCCCGCGTCGCGACCGAGTTGGCCCGTCAGCCCGGTGCGGGACTCCGGGTCGTCGGCGTCCATACGCTCTCCCGCACGGCATCCGAATCGATGTGGAACGAAAACCAGGCGAACCTGCTCACGGCGCGGCTCCGAGAACTGGATGCGGATAGCGTCCTCGTCTCCGGAGGGACGCTCCTCGATGCGCGAGACATCCGACGCATCGGCTGGAGC is a genomic window containing:
- a CDS encoding sugar transferase; this translates as MNTATSLMESPHPSTRITPRETARRPPWQRRYARLVACVDVLVVIAAVAGTQLFWLGPHPVDVASAPLDYSTVSVGVCTAWLLALALWGTRQPRVVGYGVSEYRLVLTASTQVFGIVAIVAYLTSTELSRGYFLLSLPVGSVALIIGRLLCRRWLAAKRRSGSMGTRVVLVGGPEENARVATELARQPGAGLRVVGVHTLSRTASESMWNENQANLLTARLRELDADSVLVSGGTLLDARDIRRIGWSLDPGRQHLIVAVNLTDVAGPRLHTRPVAGLPLVHIETPQYSARQRVMKRAFDIVGAGSLVLLLSPVFLVLAALVRASGPGPILYRQERVGQGGVPFGMLKFRSMVDGADARLQDLLAAQGRNDTPLFKVENDPRITPVGRVLRKYSLDELPQLLNVLAGQMSLVGPRPQRDAEVEFYDDDAHRRLIVRPGMSGLWQVSGRSALAWEDAIRLDLFYVENWSLIGDLVILARTFKAVVAPGSTAH
- a CDS encoding arsenate reductase/protein-tyrosine-phosphatase family protein — protein: MITNRVLVVCTANMIRSPFIAELLRSRLAAGRGAALEILSAGTAARSGEPAVDGVVERGRTYGLDLQKHRARYLGEGALQTGDTVLCAERAHRRVVLDIRPDLISSVFTVREFARCVEAVSLRGGVETWPDLVQAAARARAVERGGPDDDDIVDPIGMPDDVWLTFERQATRAVSTILAVVNALPRIDANVPAHGLLPATRREYRRSQRAVPADQLVQGRE
- a CDS encoding helix-turn-helix domain-containing protein, producing MTDAPDPWNDFVRELGVRLLRARAEKRLSQEQVAHAAGLATFTYRKLEKGESNPGTAANPRLRTLVALAEVLGVPLQDLVPAPPEGLAPGR
- the tatC gene encoding twin-arginine translocase subunit TatC, which codes for MPLLSHLAELRRRVAVSAGAIVLAGIAGFALSDAVIAAAAAPLAHVQGPSLTGLNFTRLGEAFDLRFKIAMTLGIVFSAPVWIYQVWAFLVPGLTSRERRIGIIFVSTAVPLFLGGACFGWIVVPQIVALLAGFAPAGSTTMLTASQYFDFLMKLMIGVGVAFVSPLGIVALNAVGVLSAASIIRGWRIALVVIIIFSATVTPPSDMMSMALIALPLCLLYIASAAWAWAHDRRAARRARSVD
- a CDS encoding VanZ family protein, encoding MRAFPVPSRSRVLAGAAAGVYLVVLGAVVLWPVHLEQYLGFVYETLYGVVPTAASVDIDFLLNIVFFVPFGVLLARVLPRRPWLLLAIAWVVPLLVEIAQGVFLPGRTSSAIDVFANTLGGIGGAVAVGARRRFLTRRSTRRHP
- a CDS encoding twin-arginine translocase TatA/TatE family subunit, coding for MGIFGNAFSGWHLILILAVIILLFGATKLPGLAKSVGESVRILRTETAGEKKLKAGEQPAAADADAAHRRDPGPSTSA